The following coding sequences are from one Dehalogenimonas sp. THU2 window:
- a CDS encoding ATP-dependent Clp protease ATP-binding subunit — protein MASRFDKFSERARRVLTYAQEEAQNLNHNYIGTEHILLGMVREEDGVAARVLVGLDVNLAKLRSAVEFVIGRGEKPSAGETGLTSRAKKVIELAIDEARNLGHNYIGTEHLLLGLLREGEGVAAGVLDSFGITIEKTRAEITRILAQGAVSRGGPLKAGKTPGKTPNLDAVSVDLTAAARAGKLDPVVGRSKEIERVIQILSRRTKNNPALIGEPGVGKTAIVEGLAHRIIASDVPETLEGKRLVSLDIASLVAGTKYRGEFEERLKKILEELRSVGNIVIFIDEFHTMVGAGAAEGAVDAANILKPSLARGEIQMIGATTLDDYRKYVERDAALERRFQPVLVEEPSLEDTIEILRGIRSRYEEHHRLEITDDALQVAADMAARYISDRFMPDKAIDIIDEAASRVRIRHRTKPMPLKDLKKAEDSYRRDKEAALATQQYDFAAELREREYQIAEKRRKMEEEWQQEQGQDKPKVTKEDIADVVSMWTGVPLLQLTGDETERLLNMEEVLHKRIIGQEEAITTIAKAVRRARAGLKDPRRPIGNFVFLGPTGVGKTELARVLAQFMFGSEDNMVRIDMSEFMEKFAVSRLVGAPPGYVGYEEGGQLTEAVRRKGYCLILLDEIEKAHSDVFNILLQIFDDGHLTDAKGRRVDFRNSIIIMTSNIGADLIRKGSGGIGFSTTSDESKAVEVNYERMKDKLLGEVKKSFRPEFLNRIDSTVVFHPLTREQIRQIVDLQLASVTKQLKEKNIKIEVTEAAKDVLGRKGYDEVYGARPLRRVIQNLLEDRLSEDLLRGQYGGGDTVVVDSAGEGDELAFSVEHPVLELPAPEERPALVGGENGD, from the coding sequence ATGGCTAGTCGTTTCGATAAATTTTCTGAGCGCGCCCGGCGCGTCCTGACCTACGCGCAGGAAGAGGCTCAGAATTTAAACCATAATTACATCGGCACCGAGCATATTCTGCTGGGCATGGTACGCGAGGAAGACGGCGTGGCCGCCCGCGTGCTGGTGGGCTTGGACGTCAACCTGGCCAAGCTGCGCTCCGCAGTGGAATTCGTCATCGGCCGCGGCGAGAAGCCTTCCGCCGGCGAAACCGGACTGACGTCACGCGCCAAGAAGGTCATTGAACTGGCTATCGACGAGGCCCGCAACCTGGGGCACAACTATATCGGCACCGAACACCTGCTGCTGGGTCTGCTGCGCGAAGGCGAAGGCGTGGCGGCGGGCGTACTGGACAGCTTCGGCATTACCATCGAGAAGACCCGGGCGGAGATCACCCGCATCCTGGCGCAGGGCGCCGTCAGCCGCGGCGGACCGCTCAAAGCCGGCAAGACTCCCGGCAAGACACCCAACCTCGATGCCGTATCGGTGGATCTGACCGCCGCCGCTAGGGCCGGCAAGCTGGACCCGGTGGTGGGGCGCTCCAAAGAGATCGAAAGAGTTATCCAGATCCTGTCACGGCGCACCAAGAACAACCCCGCGCTCATCGGCGAACCCGGCGTCGGCAAGACCGCCATCGTCGAAGGGCTGGCGCATCGTATCATAGCCTCCGATGTGCCGGAAACTCTGGAGGGCAAGCGGCTGGTGTCGCTGGACATCGCTTCCCTGGTGGCCGGCACCAAGTACCGCGGCGAGTTCGAGGAACGCCTCAAGAAGATCCTCGAAGAGCTCCGGAGCGTCGGCAATATCGTCATCTTCATCGACGAATTCCATACCATGGTCGGCGCCGGCGCCGCTGAAGGGGCCGTCGATGCCGCCAATATATTGAAGCCGTCCCTGGCCCGCGGCGAGATCCAGATGATCGGCGCCACCACCCTCGACGATTACCGCAAGTACGTCGAGCGCGACGCCGCCCTGGAGCGGCGCTTCCAGCCGGTACTGGTGGAAGAACCCTCACTTGAGGATACTATCGAGATACTGCGCGGCATCAGGAGTCGCTACGAGGAACACCACCGGCTGGAGATCACCGATGACGCCTTGCAGGTGGCGGCGGACATGGCTGCGCGCTATATCTCTGACCGCTTCATGCCGGACAAGGCCATCGACATCATCGACGAGGCGGCTTCTCGTGTAAGGATTCGCCATCGCACCAAGCCGATGCCGCTCAAAGACCTCAAGAAGGCCGAGGATTCCTACCGCCGCGACAAGGAAGCGGCGCTGGCCACCCAGCAATATGACTTCGCCGCGGAACTCCGCGAGCGTGAATACCAGATCGCCGAAAAACGGCGCAAGATGGAAGAAGAATGGCAGCAGGAGCAGGGCCAGGATAAACCCAAGGTCACCAAGGAAGACATCGCCGACGTGGTCAGCATGTGGACCGGCGTGCCGCTGCTGCAACTGACCGGCGACGAGACCGAGCGCCTGCTCAATATGGAGGAAGTGCTCCATAAGCGCATCATCGGCCAGGAAGAAGCCATCACCACCATCGCCAAGGCGGTCAGGCGCGCCCGGGCGGGCTTGAAAGACCCGCGGCGGCCGATCGGCAACTTTGTCTTCCTGGGTCCCACCGGCGTCGGCAAGACCGAACTGGCGCGGGTCCTGGCCCAGTTCATGTTCGGTTCCGAGGACAACATGGTCCGTATCGACATGAGCGAGTTCATGGAAAAGTTCGCCGTGTCGCGCCTGGTCGGCGCTCCTCCCGGCTATGTCGGCTACGAGGAAGGCGGACAACTGACCGAGGCGGTGCGGCGCAAGGGTTACTGCCTGATCCTGCTCGACGAGATCGAGAAGGCGCATTCCGACGTGTTCAATATCTTGCTCCAAATCTTCGACGACGGCCACCTGACCGACGCCAAGGGCCGGCGCGTCGATTTCCGCAACAGCATAATCATCATGACCTCAAATATCGGCGCCGACCTCATCCGTAAAGGCTCCGGGGGCATCGGTTTCTCCACCACCTCCGATGAAAGCAAGGCCGTCGAGGTCAATTACGAGCGGATGAAGGACAAACTACTCGGCGAGGTCAAGAAGAGTTTCCGGCCGGAGTTCCTGAACCGCATCGACTCCACCGTGGTCTTCCACCCGCTGACACGGGAACAGATACGACAGATCGTGGACCTGCAACTGGCATCAGTGACCAAACAGCTCAAGGAAAAGAACATCAAGATCGAGGTTACCGAGGCCGCCAAGGATGTGCTGGGTCGCAAGGGTTACGACGAGGTCTACGGCGCCCGCCCGTTGCGGCGCGTCATTCAGAACCTGCTGGAAGACCGGCTGTCCGAGGACCTACTGCGCGGCCAGTACGGCGGCGGCGATACGGTGGTGGTGGATTCCGCCGGTGAAGGCGACGAACTGGCCTTCAGCGTCGAGCACCCCGTGTTGGAATTACCGGCGCCGGAGGAACGGCCCGCGCTGGTCGGCGGTGAAAACGGCGACTAG
- the radA gene encoding DNA repair protein RadA, whose translation MPKQRIVFVCSGCGQESAKWQGKCSGCGEWNTLFEQAVTAVKPAARRRALTNAPQALAKVEITGHERISLSMGEVNRVLGGGLVPGSLSLIGGEPGIGKSTLLLQVAAQMAQASKAPVLYVTGEETRFQIKMRAKRLGINGDGLFVLTETDLDAITTEMDKLCPSLVIIDSIQTVYTPDLDMAPGGVTQVRECAARLVTWAKATQTPVFIAGHVTKDGAIAGPRLLEHIVDTVLYLEGEPFSSYRILRSVKNRYGSVNEVGIFEMKEHGLAEVANPSEVFLSRDRQNCIGSAVVPVLEGSRPLLVEIQALTNATSFGQPRRTANGLDFGRLIIITAVLSRRAYLKLGAQDVIASATGGLNVAEPAADLAAAIAIASSYKSIGVDPHLVAIGEVGLSGEIRNVPQIERRLAEAARLGFTKAVVPAAARAKSPSNDFQLIPVRDIQQALVAALTGQRAEERG comes from the coding sequence ATGCCTAAACAACGTATCGTCTTCGTCTGTTCCGGATGCGGCCAGGAGAGCGCCAAGTGGCAAGGCAAGTGTTCCGGCTGCGGCGAGTGGAACACCCTCTTCGAGCAGGCAGTGACGGCGGTCAAACCAGCAGCGCGGCGAAGGGCTTTGACCAACGCGCCACAGGCACTGGCCAAGGTGGAGATCACCGGTCATGAACGCATTTCGCTCTCCATGGGAGAGGTCAACCGGGTGCTGGGCGGGGGGCTGGTGCCGGGGTCGCTGTCGCTCATCGGCGGTGAACCGGGCATAGGCAAGTCCACCCTGCTGCTCCAGGTGGCGGCGCAGATGGCGCAGGCTTCCAAGGCACCGGTGCTGTACGTCACCGGCGAAGAGACTAGATTTCAGATCAAGATGCGGGCTAAACGGCTGGGGATAAACGGTGACGGACTGTTCGTCCTGACCGAGACCGACCTGGACGCCATCACCACGGAAATGGACAAGCTCTGCCCGTCGCTGGTGATCATCGACTCCATCCAGACAGTCTATACGCCAGACCTGGACATGGCCCCCGGCGGCGTCACCCAGGTGCGGGAGTGCGCCGCCAGACTGGTCACCTGGGCCAAAGCGACACAGACGCCGGTGTTCATCGCCGGGCATGTCACCAAGGACGGGGCCATTGCCGGGCCGAGACTGCTGGAACATATCGTCGATACGGTGCTCTACCTGGAAGGCGAGCCTTTCTCCAGCTATCGCATCCTGAGATCGGTTAAGAACCGCTACGGCTCGGTCAACGAGGTCGGCATATTTGAAATGAAGGAACACGGCCTGGCCGAAGTGGCCAATCCATCCGAGGTCTTCCTGTCCCGGGACCGCCAAAACTGCATCGGCTCCGCGGTGGTACCGGTGCTGGAGGGCTCAAGACCGCTCCTTGTCGAGATCCAGGCGCTGACCAACGCCACCAGCTTCGGCCAGCCGCGGCGGACGGCCAACGGCCTGGATTTCGGAAGACTGATCATCATCACGGCGGTACTCTCGCGCCGCGCCTACCTCAAGCTGGGGGCACAGGACGTCATCGCCAGCGCCACCGGCGGCCTCAACGTGGCCGAACCGGCGGCGGACCTGGCGGCGGCAATCGCCATCGCCTCAAGCTACAAGAGCATCGGCGTGGACCCGCACCTGGTGGCTATCGGGGAGGTGGGGTTGTCCGGTGAGATCAGGAACGTGCCGCAGATCGAACGGCGCCTGGCCGAGGCGGCGCGGCTGGGTTTCACCAAAGCGGTGGTACCGGCGGCGGCGCGGGCTAAATCGCCATCTAACGATTTTCAACTTATTCCCGTGCGCGATATCCAGCAGGCGCTGGTGGCGGCGCTGACCGGACAACGGGCTGAAGAACGAGGTTAA
- the coaD gene encoding pantetheine-phosphate adenylyltransferase, whose protein sequence is MKIALYPGSFDPVTAGHLDIIRRSARLFDKIIVGVYDTPDKKLLFTTAERVDLARQAVADLPSVEVKSFTGLMVEFARQEGVATVVRGLRVNNDFELEFDMAMINRRLAPEIELVCLLASPDYQFLSSSILKEVARLGGDVEGLVPPFVADAVRLKVK, encoded by the coding sequence ATGAAAATAGCCTTATACCCCGGTTCGTTCGACCCCGTCACAGCTGGCCACCTGGATATCATCCGGCGTTCGGCCCGCCTTTTCGACAAGATCATCGTCGGCGTTTACGACACTCCGGACAAGAAACTCCTATTCACCACCGCGGAACGGGTCGATCTCGCCCGCCAGGCCGTCGCCGATCTGCCCAGCGTGGAGGTCAAGTCCTTCACCGGCTTGATGGTGGAGTTCGCCCGCCAGGAAGGAGTGGCCACCGTCGTCCGTGGTCTGCGAGTCAACAACGACTTCGAGCTCGAGTTCGACATGGCCATGATCAACCGCCGTCTGGCCCCGGAGATAGAGTTGGTCTGCCTGCTGGCTTCCCCGGACTACCAGTTCCTGTCGTCGAGCATCTTAAAAGAGGTTGCCCGTCTCGGCGGCGACGTCGAAGGTCTGGTCCCCCCCTTCGTCGCCGACGCTGTCCGCCTGAAGGTTAAATAA
- the rsmD gene encoding 16S rRNA (guanine(966)-N(2))-methyltransferase RsmD: MTANSTIIDAARPIMQNGHMGYMRIIAGECKGRPIKVPDRRATRPATELVRGAIFSMLANLTEDWDLVLDLFSGSGSLGIEALSQGAGHVDFVEQERACCEVIRENLKNCGLEDRAAVRCAPVERALGFLDRTYDIILMDPPYRREDIGKFLDKLARTPLVGAGTWLVITHSPRVTLDEVYADLKMHKERRHGDSVISIYHKEAPAS; encoded by the coding sequence ATGACTGCTAACTCCACCATCATTGACGCGGCTCGGCCCATCATGCAAAATGGGCATATGGGATATATGAGGATCATCGCCGGTGAGTGCAAAGGCCGCCCTATCAAGGTGCCGGACCGGCGCGCTACCCGTCCGGCCACAGAGCTGGTCCGCGGCGCTATTTTTTCGATGCTGGCCAATCTCACGGAGGATTGGGATCTCGTTCTGGACCTTTTCTCAGGCTCCGGCTCGCTCGGCATCGAAGCCCTCTCACAGGGCGCCGGGCATGTAGACTTCGTGGAGCAGGAGCGCGCCTGCTGCGAGGTCATTCGGGAAAACCTTAAAAATTGCGGCCTGGAAGATCGCGCCGCCGTCCGCTGCGCCCCGGTCGAGCGGGCCCTCGGCTTCCTTGACCGCACCTATGACATCATCCTGATGGATCCACCTTACCGTCGTGAGGACATCGGCAAATTTCTGGATAAGCTCGCCCGAACACCCCTCGTCGGCGCGGGTACCTGGCTGGTCATCACCCATTCTCCACGTGTCACTCTCGACGAGGTCTACGCCGACCTCAAAATGCACAAGGAACGGCGCCACGGAGATTCCGTCATCAGCATCTACCATAAGGAGGCACCGGCATCATGA
- a CDS encoding YfhL family 4Fe-4S dicluster ferredoxin: MAFKITEECISCGACEPECPNAAISEGETIYVIDPTKCTECVGSFSTKQCAEICPVDSCVPDEAYPETHDALLEKWRGLHPGEEPKVK; encoded by the coding sequence ATGGCTTTCAAAATTACCGAAGAGTGCATTAGTTGCGGCGCATGTGAACCCGAGTGTCCCAATGCCGCCATCAGCGAGGGCGAGACGATCTATGTCATCGACCCGACCAAGTGCACCGAATGTGTCGGTTCCTTTTCCACAAAACAATGCGCTGAAATCTGCCCGGTTGACAGCTGCGTCCCCGATGAGGCTTACCCGGAGACTCATGACGCGCTGTTGGAGAAATGGCGCGGCTTGCATCCCGGCGAAGAACCCAAGGTAAAATAA
- a CDS encoding ImmA/IrrE family metallo-endopeptidase, with protein MPVPPSLSNLCGHILEYEKGRHATDPVRLGAVFRDYAELERTPTLIETVELIRSFGINIESVGYLKSGGTSMKANGSWYIHYSASDKPATQKYTIFHELFEIIQQNIGELDSDYVVMSEPRLSQYADRFAAAALIPPRFFLDRASVAGFDLVALGEELELSHQCLMIAFGQHFSDVPLVGALYEYLPESENGASPEIKDFTATVVAKTPQARGIKSLCSLQTVPSRNSRPRAGSLVCAAVRGGKSLLWRSARTEESPLVLVRPLLSATQGPYRVILLAVPGDEFGLISSQAEGIDPIHVSEEHSCPSAKSCPIADECSWNLGGTYDEFGI; from the coding sequence ATGCCCGTACCACCCAGCCTGAGCAATCTCTGCGGCCATATCCTCGAGTATGAAAAAGGCCGACACGCCACCGACCCGGTGCGCCTGGGTGCTGTCTTCAGAGATTATGCCGAGCTTGAGCGCACACCAACTCTGATTGAAACCGTTGAGCTGATACGGTCTTTCGGCATCAATATCGAGTCGGTAGGCTACCTGAAGAGCGGCGGCACCAGCATGAAAGCCAACGGATCGTGGTACATCCATTATTCGGCGAGTGACAAGCCGGCCACTCAGAAATACACCATCTTCCACGAGCTTTTTGAGATCATCCAACAAAACATCGGTGAGCTGGACTCGGATTACGTCGTAATGAGCGAGCCGCGACTCAGCCAATATGCCGACCGCTTCGCTGCGGCGGCGCTTATTCCGCCGCGATTCTTTTTAGATAGAGCCAGTGTCGCTGGTTTCGATCTGGTCGCGCTCGGTGAAGAACTCGAACTTTCCCATCAATGCCTGATGATTGCCTTCGGTCAGCATTTCTCAGATGTGCCGCTGGTCGGTGCCCTCTACGAATATCTTCCGGAGAGTGAAAACGGCGCCAGTCCGGAAATCAAAGATTTCACAGCAACCGTGGTGGCTAAAACACCGCAAGCCAGAGGCATAAAGTCTTTATGCTCGCTGCAGACGGTGCCGTCACGAAATAGCCGTCCCCGCGCAGGGTCACTGGTATGCGCCGCGGTAAGGGGCGGCAAGTCTCTGCTCTGGAGGAGTGCCCGTACTGAAGAGTCACCGCTCGTACTGGTGCGGCCGCTTCTCTCAGCCACACAGGGGCCATACCGGGTGATATTGTTGGCTGTACCTGGTGATGAGTTTGGCCTAATCTCTTCCCAAGCAGAAGGCATCGACCCTATACATGTTAGTGAAGAGCACTCATGTCCGTCGGCAAAAAGCTGCCCGATTGCCGATGAATGCAGCTGGAACTTAGGAGGAACTTACGATGAGTTCGGAATTTAA
- a CDS encoding helix-turn-helix transcriptional regulator — protein MEESNFGQFLKGLRNRRRMSLRDVEKECGVSNAYIAQLEKGDRPPPRPDILKKLARAYNVTVRELLLEAGYMDEPEVTATAEERIDAAFQYVLADPDYKLGTRIRGESLDVEGKKGVVITYETLTGKKILSV, from the coding sequence ATGGAAGAATCTAATTTCGGCCAATTCCTGAAGGGTTTACGCAACCGAAGGCGCATGTCCCTGCGCGATGTCGAGAAAGAATGCGGCGTCTCCAACGCTTATATTGCCCAGCTGGAGAAGGGAGACCGCCCGCCACCGCGGCCGGATATCCTCAAAAAGCTGGCCCGGGCTTACAATGTCACGGTCAGGGAGCTTCTGCTTGAGGCCGGCTACATGGACGAGCCGGAGGTGACCGCTACCGCCGAGGAGCGAATCGACGCGGCTTTCCAGTATGTCCTGGCTGACCCCGATTACAAGCTTGGCACCCGGATCAGGGGTGAAAGCCTTGACGTCGAGGGGAAAAAAGGTGTTGTTATCACCTACGAAACTCTGACGGGAAAAAAGATACTGTCTGTCTAA
- a CDS encoding XRE family transcriptional regulator, which translates to MVVITVRINKAAMLRAIARRNMTQNMFAAQVGVCSGYLSQIICGARNPSPQMRGKIQDALAPLTFDDIFILEESDDGD; encoded by the coding sequence ATGGTGGTAATAACAGTCAGAATCAACAAGGCGGCTATGCTGCGGGCCATCGCCAGGCGAAACATGACGCAAAACATGTTTGCCGCTCAGGTCGGGGTCTGCAGCGGTTACCTCTCTCAGATCATATGCGGGGCCAGAAATCCGTCGCCACAGATGCGGGGGAAGATTCAGGACGCTCTCGCTCCCCTAACCTTCGACGACATATTCATCCTTGAGGAAAGCGACGATGGCGACTAA
- a CDS encoding DUF5131 family protein, whose product MAVSRMFQIDGKRMKTWNVVHGCRFNCSYCSVKTLVETRLRNTPRYAIGMTPGFSEREMRKPFHPGEWVFVGYMGDIACQPEANILRVIERIRTRPQVNFYMQSKNPRVFVNLIEKYGRQVFPKNCWLGTTLETTYRVPYSKAPAPIQRFEAMAELTLKYGRRTIVSIEPVMDFSPTVFAFWLATIEPDYIFIGADNYGHRLPEPPRAKLREFIELLRHDHPNVILKPGLERLL is encoded by the coding sequence ATGGCTGTTAGCAGAATGTTTCAAATAGACGGCAAGCGGATGAAGACGTGGAACGTCGTGCATGGGTGCCGTTTTAACTGTTCTTATTGCTCCGTCAAGACGCTGGTGGAAACTCGGCTCCGTAACACCCCCAGGTATGCCATTGGCATGACTCCGGGGTTTTCTGAGCGGGAAATGCGCAAGCCTTTCCATCCCGGCGAGTGGGTTTTTGTCGGTTACATGGGCGATATAGCCTGCCAGCCGGAAGCCAATATCCTTCGGGTCATCGAGCGGATCAGGACCCGGCCACAGGTTAATTTCTATATGCAATCCAAAAACCCTCGGGTGTTTGTAAATCTGATTGAAAAATATGGCCGACAGGTATTTCCGAAGAACTGCTGGCTGGGCACAACCTTAGAGACCACTTACCGGGTCCCTTACAGCAAGGCCCCGGCGCCGATTCAGCGTTTCGAGGCCATGGCAGAACTAACACTGAAATATGGCCGCAGAACAATCGTATCAATCGAACCGGTGATGGACTTCAGCCCGACGGTGTTTGCTTTCTGGCTGGCAACGATTGAGCCGGATTACATCTTCATCGGCGCCGATAATTACGGACACCGACTACCTGAGCCGCCGCGTGCCAAACTTCGGGAGTTTATCGAGCTGCTGCGGCATGACCACCCAAACGTGATTCTAAAGCCCGGGCTGGAGAGGTTGTTATGA
- a CDS encoding AAA family ATPase: MSLPQITETIGGYDYDWTQEQVRIECRRLKFSGDDLKGEVTVSSTSPAVSANHIHRSTFNFSSDIARTRMVKTLSEKTSGLDLNWNGLLEQVCYYTLERQRRGESAVEIDSSQTDIEPPKYLLKPFLIKNYPSIFFGDPSSGKSLVAQLIAATVTLPWYLNPMGWDEPAQPLNVLYLDWETDRNTIAWTSRCIERGMETGPFYYHYRRCQRPLHEDKEQIVEWCVETKADITIIDSLGMAVGGDLNATEPALNFWNAWRKLKTTSLILAHVRKDQGDGAKRTVYGNQYYTAEARCVWEVKKSQDAGEDCLEMALYNRKPPPFAKIHNPLGLHFQFDDIDDNGIAHSLIATNQKPENVGDFMKSQSTQTQIMSLLKEGAVTQEEIIETLGITKNNAWVTLKRLKDKNKIMKLGDGRWGLTYSG; encoded by the coding sequence ATGAGCCTGCCTCAGATCACTGAAACTATAGGGGGCTATGACTACGATTGGACACAGGAGCAGGTACGGATTGAGTGCCGACGCCTGAAATTCTCCGGAGATGACCTGAAAGGGGAAGTGACGGTTTCTTCCACGTCCCCGGCCGTCAGCGCCAATCATATTCACCGCTCGACCTTCAACTTCTCGTCCGATATCGCCCGTACCAGGATGGTCAAAACGCTTTCCGAAAAGACATCCGGGCTGGATCTCAACTGGAACGGGTTACTGGAGCAGGTTTGTTATTACACGCTGGAACGTCAACGGCGCGGTGAATCCGCGGTGGAGATTGACTCATCCCAGACCGATATTGAGCCGCCCAAGTATCTGCTCAAACCATTCCTGATTAAAAATTATCCTTCCATATTTTTTGGCGACCCGTCATCCGGCAAATCATTAGTGGCGCAGCTTATAGCGGCAACGGTAACACTGCCTTGGTACCTCAACCCTATGGGATGGGATGAGCCAGCACAACCTCTAAACGTGCTATACCTCGACTGGGAGACGGACCGCAACACCATCGCTTGGACCTCCCGCTGTATCGAGAGAGGCATGGAAACCGGTCCGTTCTACTATCATTACCGACGCTGTCAGAGACCGTTACACGAGGACAAAGAGCAGATCGTCGAGTGGTGCGTCGAAACCAAAGCCGATATAACCATCATTGATTCCTTGGGCATGGCCGTCGGTGGAGATCTCAACGCCACGGAGCCGGCCCTGAACTTCTGGAATGCTTGGCGCAAACTTAAAACTACTAGCCTCATACTGGCTCACGTCAGAAAGGATCAGGGCGACGGCGCCAAACGTACTGTCTACGGCAATCAATACTACACTGCTGAAGCCCGCTGCGTATGGGAGGTCAAGAAATCCCAAGATGCTGGTGAGGACTGCCTTGAAATGGCTCTTTATAACCGCAAGCCTCCGCCATTCGCTAAAATACACAACCCACTCGGCCTGCACTTCCAGTTTGACGACATCGACGACAACGGTATCGCACACTCACTGATCGCCACTAATCAGAAGCCGGAAAACGTTGGTGATTTTATGAAATCTCAATCTACACAAACACAAATAATGAGCCTTCTAAAAGAAGGTGCTGTCACTCAAGAGGAAATCATCGAAACACTGGGCATCACCAAAAACAATGCATGGGTCACCCTTAAGAGACTTAAAGACAAAAACAAAATTATGAAACTTGGCGATGGACGCTGGGGACTTACTTATAGTGGTTAA